One window of Puntigrus tetrazona isolate hp1 chromosome 14, ASM1883169v1, whole genome shotgun sequence genomic DNA carries:
- the stox2b gene encoding LOW QUALITY PROTEIN: storkhead-box protein 2 (The sequence of the model RefSeq protein was modified relative to this genomic sequence to represent the inferred CDS: deleted 2 bases in 1 codon) has protein sequence MKKTRSTTLRRAWPSSEFSDRASDRTRSRSEKDYRLHKHYPKHFISHCPRGFVITGDVSPISMSPISQSQFIPLGEILCLAISAMNSARKTVTQETLIEHLATCFPGVPTPSMEILRHTLNMLVRERKIYPTPEGYFIVTQQTYFITPSLIRTNSKWYHLDERIPERMQQQQPCTSPHSSTMTPSTSGCVRERPHHKNHSDSYNNSYREDIPSTHTSTLQRRSKEHKESSPVSPPPQQQPSEKSKSSLSFPFKTETNSKHKDGSSSSGEKQSKKFGLKLFRLSFKKDKTKHLATFSAQFPPEEWPLRDEETPSTVPREVEMEIIRRINPDLTVENLARHTAVMKRLEEEKAQRNKANSSAQQSARSKRSRSHRKAQQGKASRSHSKTRASRGDPSEGSNLEISYDRDYRFYSSSLVRSPRETMMSMERNRGKYMVHSNPNIVESHFTTAPEWDVSGELAKRRTEMPFPEPSRAQSHSKVHRSHSHTQERKSRNERSDKAKERSRSMDNSKGPLGGPYLGGPEDFECSPDDRSRYYTDDGTLRASAQATHYSRIMLSAARLHSDVCVPDVGRGSSEDAVLYRTLEKSKSRDSLPAYNDMKSCSPKTPVDDYFQCTAANEVSLSAPPSLAKPSHDFTDSVWKGISSERLTPHLTPPHPIEYKEESAKGQSSISIASTSQTEHLPNGRLLHQHNPDSGDLDKMPEVYSQETLFKPPDYVESSFSRPGTIGKSPHTKSTEVLETQEHFDKPLPLTVPPSSAQEQASCAETTFDYYNVSDDDSEETSHKNRVEEKVLEEGGTMQWLLEREKERDLQRKFEKNLTFLSPKEGESNNSQKSVHSTRLDSMDSSSVTVDSGFNSPRTRESLASNTSSNVENSRRQNMALSPGHIGTKRPPPPYQPPSFRTIREPAPNRTEKQASITSV, from the exons ATGAAAAAAACACGCAGCACCACTTTGCGAAGGGCCTGGCCCAGTTCCGAATTCTCGGACAGAGCCTCCGATCGCACGCGGTCACGGAGCGAGAAAGACTACCGGCTCCACAAACATTATCCTAAACACTTCATCTCTCACTGCCCTCGAGGATTCGTGATAACAG GTGATGTGTCTCCCATCAGCATGTCTCCCATCAGCCAATCCCAGTTCATCCCACTGGGAGAAATCCTGTGCCTGGCCATTTCTGCCATGAACTCCGCTCGTAAGACTGTCACACAAGAGACTCTCATCGAACACCTAGCAACATGCTTCCCAG GCGTCCCCACCCCAAGTATGGAGATCTTGCGGCACACGCTCAACATGCTGGTTCGAGAGCGGAAGATTTACCCCACCCCAGAGGGTTATTTCATTGTTACCCAGCAGACATACTTCATCACGCCTTCCCTCATTAGGACTAACAGCAAGTGGTACCACCTGGACGAGAGGATACCGGAGCgcatgcagcagcagcagccgtgTACCTCTCCTCACTCGAGTACCATGACACCCTCCACTTCGGGATGTGTCCGGGAAAGACCTCACCACAAGAACCATAGCGACTCATACAACAACAGCTACCGGGAGGACATCCCTAGTACGCATACCTCAACCTTACAGAGAAGGTCTAAGGAGCATAAAGAGTCTTCTCCTGTGTCTCCGCCCCCTCAGCAGCAGCCATCAGAGAAGAGTAAAAGTTCGCTTAGTTTTCCGTTtaaaacagagacaaacagtAAACACAAAGACGGAAGCAGCAGCAGCGGGGAGAAGCAGTCTAAGAAGTTCGGCCTGAAGCTGTTCAGGCTGAGCTTCAAGAAGGACAAGACAAAACATCTAGCCACGTTTTCAGCCCAGTTCCCACCTGAGGAGTGGCCACTGCGGGACGAGGAGACACCCAGTACTGTTCCTAGAGAGGTGGAGATGGAGATCATCCGTCGGATCAATCCAGATCTCACGGTGGAGAACCTTGCTCGCCACACAGCCGTAATGAAACGGTTAGAGGAGGAGAAGGCTCAGCGGAACAAAGCCAACTCCTCTGCTCAGCAGAGCGCCCGCAGCAAGAGGAGCCGCAGTCATCGAAAGGCCCAGCAGGGGAAGGCCTCACGTTCCCATTCCAAAACACGAGCATCCAGGGGGGATCCGTCTGAAGGATCCAATCTGGAAATATCCTATGATCGGGATTACAGATTCTACAGCTCTTCATTGGTACGTTCTCCACGTGAAACCATGATGTCCATGGAGCGGAATAGGGGGAAGTATATGGTTCACAGCAACCCCAATATTGTGGAGTCTCACTTTACCACCGCTCCAGAGTGGGATGTTTCTGGGGAACTGGCAAAGCGGCGGACAGAAATGCCATTCCCAGAACCATCTAGGGCACAGTCGCATTCCAAAGTCCACCGAAGTCATAGTCATACGCAAGAGAGAAAGTCACGTAATGAGAGGTCGGACAAGGCCAAAGAAAGGTCACGTTCCATGGACAACTCCAAGGGACCACTAGGTGGTCCATACTTAGGAGGCCCAGAGGACTTTGAGTGCAGTCCCGATGACAGGAGTCGGTACTACACTGACGATGGTACTTTGAGAGCATCTGCGCAGGCGACCCACTATTCCCGCATCATGCTCTCTGCTGCTAGATTACACTCTGACGTTTGTGTGCCTGATGTTGGAAGAGGATCCTCGGAGGATGCTGTGCTTTACCGGACGCTGGAGAAGAGTAAAAGCAGGGATAGTCTTCCTGCTTACAACGACATGAAGTCTTGCTCTCCTAAAACACCAGTAGACGACTATTTCCAGTGCACTGCAGCAaatgaagtctctctctctgccccaCCTTCTCTTGCAAAACCCAGCCATGACTTTACGGATAGTGTCTGGAAGGGGATCTCCTCGGAGCGACTGACCCCTCATCTAACGCCACCTCACCCTATAGAATATAAAGAGGAGTCAGCAAAGGGACAAAGTAGTATTTCTATAGCTTCCACGAGCCAAACC GAGCATCTCCCCAATGGACGATTGTTGCACCAACACAATCCCGACTCAGGTGACTTGGACAAAATGCCAGAGGTTTACAGTCAAGAGACTTTGTTCAAACCTCCagactatgtggagagcagctTCTCAAGGCCAGGTACGATAGGTAAGTCCCCTCACACTAAGTCGACAGAGGTCCTGGAGACTCAGGAGCATTTTGATAAACCTCTACCACTGACCGTGCCACCATCCTCGGCTCAGGAGCAGGCTTCATGTGCAGAAACCACTTTCGACTATTATAACGTGTCGGATGATGATTCTGAGGAGACTAGTCATAAGAACCGGGTGGAGGAGAAAGTCCTAGAAGAGGGAGGGACAATGCAGTGGCTGCTGGAAAGGGAGAAGGAGCGGGATTTGCAACGGAAGTTTGAGAAGAACCTTACCTTTCTAAGTCCCAAGGAAGGTGAGAGCAACAACAGCCAAAAATCAGTCCATTCTACCCGATTGGACAGTATGGACTCCAGCAGTGTGACTGTGGACAGTGGATTTAATTCCCCACG CACGCGGGAAAGCCTTGCTTCGAACACCTCGAGTAATGTGGAAAATAGCAGGCGGCAGAATATGGCTTTGAGTCCAGGACACATTGGCACCAAAAGACCCCCGCCGCCCTACCAGCCCCCCAGCTTCCGCACCATCCGTGAGCCGGCCCCCAACCGCACGGAGAAACAGGCCTCCATCACCAGCGTGTAG